A genomic segment from Rickettsiella endosymbiont of Miltochrista miniata encodes:
- the recF gene encoding DNA replication/repair protein RecF (All proteins in this family for which functions are known are DNA-binding proteins that assist the filamentation of RecA onto DNA for the initiation of recombination or recombinational repair.), whose protein sequence is MQLVRLKANCFRNLTELDLEFSPGFNFIYGPNGSGKSSLLEAIYFLSLGRSFRSSLASRAIQYDAKSFNLFSVILGQCSTTLGLEKIRQGKTRIKIGNNTNSVSELVKLLPLQLINPNSYHLLSGGPRARRQYIDWGVFHVEPHFFQVWQRFQQVLKQRNAALQQQVPMNQIKVWDLELIEAANEITLLREKYIQQLTPLLTELINKLLTLQGLSIDFYQGWDKKISLGLVLNSSIGRDYKLAYTQFGPHRADLLIKLNGYPVHEVLSRGEQKLLTCALQLAQGILLKKITSKTCIYLFDDLFAELDPAKQNMLMHLLHSLEAQVFITAIEENLIKELETSALGKIFQVEQGKIMEKIKFKGVSLYNEEII, encoded by the coding sequence ATGCAATTGGTTCGTTTGAAAGCAAACTGTTTTCGAAATCTTACTGAATTAGATCTTGAGTTTTCTCCCGGGTTTAATTTTATTTATGGGCCTAATGGTAGTGGCAAGTCTAGTTTACTTGAGGCCATTTATTTTTTAAGTCTAGGTCGCTCTTTTCGTAGTAGTTTGGCCAGCCGCGCTATTCAATATGATGCAAAAAGCTTCAATTTATTTTCAGTCATCTTGGGACAATGTTCCACAACTTTGGGCCTAGAAAAAATTCGCCAAGGAAAAACAAGGATTAAAATTGGGAATAATACTAATTCCGTTAGTGAATTGGTTAAATTATTACCATTACAACTCATTAATCCCAATAGCTATCACTTATTAAGTGGCGGGCCTAGGGCTCGTAGACAGTACATAGATTGGGGTGTGTTTCACGTGGAACCACATTTTTTTCAAGTATGGCAACGCTTTCAGCAGGTGTTAAAGCAACGTAATGCAGCTTTACAACAGCAAGTTCCAATGAATCAAATTAAGGTATGGGACTTGGAATTAATAGAAGCAGCTAACGAAATAACACTATTACGGGAAAAATACATACAACAATTAACTCCTTTACTTACTGAGTTAATAAACAAATTACTTACTTTACAAGGTTTAAGCATAGATTTTTATCAGGGTTGGGATAAAAAAATTAGTTTAGGTTTAGTTTTAAACAGTTCGATAGGTCGAGATTACAAACTAGCTTATACACAATTTGGTCCGCATAGAGCGGATTTATTAATAAAATTAAATGGATATCCCGTCCATGAAGTCTTATCACGAGGCGAGCAAAAACTATTAACATGTGCATTGCAGTTAGCTCAGGGCATATTATTAAAAAAAATAACATCGAAAACATGTATTTATTTATTTGATGATTTATTTGCAGAACTTGATCCAGCTAAACAAAACATGCTTATGCATTTACTCCATAGTTTGGAAGCGCAAGTTTTTATTACCGCAATTGAGGAAAATTTGATAAAAGAGCTGGAAACTAGTGCATTAGGGAAAATATTTCAAGTAGAGCAAGGCAAAATTATGGAAAAAATTAAATTCAAGGGCGTATCTTTATATAATGAGGAAATAATATGA
- a CDS encoding multidrug efflux SMR transporter, with the protein MNPWLVLVVAGLFEVGFTTCMKLSEGFTQLKYTIGFLFFATLSLFLLNKAIVQIPLGTAYAVWTGIGAFGTALIGMLFFKDPLSLIRVLFLTLLIGSILGLKLVSSRQ; encoded by the coding sequence ATGAATCCCTGGTTAGTTTTAGTAGTGGCGGGTTTATTTGAAGTAGGTTTTACGACATGCATGAAGTTATCAGAAGGATTTACACAGCTAAAATATACAATAGGGTTTTTATTTTTTGCAACCTTAAGCCTATTTCTTCTGAATAAAGCAATTGTGCAAATACCATTAGGGACTGCCTATGCAGTGTGGACAGGAATAGGTGCTTTTGGGACAGCTTTGATAGGGATGCTTTTTTTTAAAGATCCTCTCTCATTGATTAGAGTGCTTTTTTTAACTTTATTAATAGGTTCGATACTCGGATTAAAGCTGGTATCAAGCAGACAGTGA
- the dnaN gene encoding DNA polymerase III subunit beta: MQFTINRETLLKPLQLVTAVIERRQTLPILSHLLIKLDDKNLSLLGTDMEVELAGRVILEKSGESGTTTAPARKLMDICRSLPESSELKFQQKGDKLYLQCGRSRFNLSTLPATDFPMSEALDNHPEQLEFVLSQKGLRSLIESTNFAMAQQDVRYYLNGMLWELGQGSLRAVATDGHRLALNVKEANITVDSNQIIVPRKAIYELSRLLSDEENDSLTIFLTKNQLRVHMQDYTFTSKLIDGTFPDYDRVIPQSGDKILEIDRDLFKASLSRVGVLSNDKHKSVCLELKNDLLRIFANNLEQEEAEDHLDVSYRGEDISIAFNISYLMDVLNSLPPGLVKITLTSTEASVRLEAKEKDASVYVIMPMRL; encoded by the coding sequence ATGCAATTTACCATTAATCGTGAAACATTATTGAAACCTTTACAATTGGTAACCGCCGTGATCGAGCGTCGCCAGACTTTGCCTATACTTTCTCATCTTTTAATAAAATTGGATGATAAAAATTTATCCTTATTGGGCACTGATATGGAAGTGGAATTAGCGGGCCGTGTTATTTTAGAAAAGTCAGGTGAATCTGGAACAACTACTGCACCGGCTAGAAAACTAATGGATATTTGTCGAAGTTTACCTGAGAGTAGTGAACTAAAATTTCAACAAAAAGGCGATAAATTATATCTTCAATGTGGCCGTAGTCGATTTAATTTATCTACTTTACCAGCGACAGATTTTCCAATGAGTGAAGCATTAGATAACCACCCTGAACAGTTAGAGTTTGTTTTATCGCAGAAAGGTTTACGCTCTTTGATAGAATCAACTAATTTTGCAATGGCTCAACAAGATGTACGTTACTATTTGAATGGAATGCTATGGGAGTTGGGTCAGGGAAGCTTAAGAGCTGTAGCAACGGATGGTCACCGTTTAGCACTTAATGTAAAAGAAGCGAATATAACGGTGGATAGTAATCAAATTATAGTGCCTAGAAAAGCTATTTATGAGCTTTCGCGTTTATTAAGTGACGAAGAAAACGATAGCTTAACTATCTTCTTAACTAAGAATCAGTTAAGAGTCCATATGCAGGATTATACATTTACATCTAAACTTATCGATGGCACGTTTCCTGATTATGATAGAGTTATCCCACAAAGCGGCGATAAAATTCTAGAAATTGATCGAGATTTGTTCAAAGCTTCTCTATCACGTGTGGGTGTTTTGTCGAATGATAAACATAAAAGTGTTTGTTTAGAGCTGAAAAATGATCTATTACGCATTTTTGCTAATAATCTTGAACAAGAGGAAGCTGAGGATCATCTCGATGTGTCTTATCGAGGAGAAGATATAAGCATAGCCTTTAATATTAGCTATCTTATGGATGTATTAAACAGTTTACCGCCTGGGTTGGTGAAAATTACATTAACATCTACAGAAGCGAGCGTAAGACTCGAAGCTAAAGAAAAGGATGCTAGTGTATACGTCATTATGCCCATGCGCTTGTAA